From Xyrauchen texanus isolate HMW12.3.18 chromosome 12, RBS_HiC_50CHRs, whole genome shotgun sequence, one genomic window encodes:
- the LOC127652666 gene encoding mucin-2-like isoform X2 produces the protein MSMTHRLFVLIVLVSTSGPTSIPSWSTATVFPSNVTTPVIPTHGGNVTSIPFSTQSNVTSSSTISPENATISSVSTPGNASIPPLTTSGHATPTPTTVTTAANTSSPPVSTPGNVTNHPVTAPGTATNPPVNTGSATTSFPVPVNSTTSFLTTRGNTTSPPFSTLGNTTATISTPGSATTAPQITGGNSTITAGNATTTPSNATTAPITTLSNGTFPPLTTHVSILTTLGNATVPPVTTTGNSTMSALTTPGNFTAPPQPSQGPTSIPFWSTATVFPSNVTTPVIPTHGGNVTSIPFSTQSNVTSSSTISPGNATISSVSTPGNASIPPLTTSGHATPPPTTVITAANTTSPPVSTPGNVTNHPVTAPGTATNPPVTTGSATTSFPVPVNSTTSFLTTRATCPAVPCSPLSVCVNSTCQCLAGTYLLNNSCVETKTFPSTLRVNRTFENAMKNPQSHEFRQTANEIISAVNIALHNQPNYISSTVLRLMPGSVVASVNSFFELNSQATQDSVIAAMDTAIKECKDCGILANATYMKTDLCQQEPSPCDLDTTECAFREGLAECPCKMGHVPSPYQRKSCTVCPSGKKAQGEKCVPCPFGYSGFNCDDSTLIALVVVACVLGGVLLIVILAVLIYLCVTHRWKKSKEHVYNTPNPAEEFTSTWSSPGIISIPRATVSASNDANDTTLEMTEGAGKRNSHSNGLAGSYDLATDGLRTFKGEYPSRYSYLVGHENPYFLAEDKKRTT, from the exons GACCAACAAGCATTCCATCTTGGAGCACAGCCACAGTATTCCCAAGCAATGTCACGACTCCAGTCATACCAACGCATGGTGGTAATGTCACATCTATACCTTTTTCCACTCAAAGCAACGTGACAAGCTCATCCACAATATCTCCAGAAAATGCCACAATTTCATCAGTGAGTACTCCAGGGAATGCATCAATTCCGCCCCTAACTACATCAGGCCATGCCACACCTACACCTACAACTGTAACAACAGCAGCCAACACCTCAAGTCCACCTGTATCTACACCAGGGAATGTTACAAACCATCCTGTAACTGCACCAGGAACTGCCACAAATCCTCCAGTAAATACAGGCAGTGCCACAACTTCTTTTCCTGTGCCAGTGAACAGCACAACTTCATTCCTAACAACAAGAGGCAATACCACTAGTCCTCCTTTTAGTACATTAGGCAACACAACAGCAACAATTTCAACACCAGGCAGTGCCACTACTGCACCCCAAATTACAGGAGGAAATTCAACAATTACAGCAGGCAATGCAACTACAACACCAAGCAATGCCACAACTGCACCTATAACTACCCTAAGCAATGGCACATTTCCACCATTAACCACACATGTTTCAATTCTTACTACACTTGGGAATGCCACAGTTCCACCTGTAACAACAACAGGCAACAGCACAATGTCAGCTCTGACTACACCAGGCAATTtcacagctccacctcaaccttcACAAG GACCAACAAGCATTCCATTTTGGAGCACAGCCACAGTATTCCCAAGCAATGTCACGACTCCAGTCATACCAACGCATGGTGGTAATGTCACATCTATACCTTTTTCCACTCAAAGCAACGTGACAAGCTCATCCACAATATCTCCAGGAAATGCCACAATTTCATCAGTGAGTACTCCAGGGAATGCCTCAATTCCACCCCTAACTACATCAGGCCATGCCACACCTCCACCTACAACTGTAATAACAGCAGCCAACACCACAAGTCCACCTGTATCTACACCAGGGAATGTTACAAACCATCCTGTAACCGCACCAGGAACTGCCACAAATCCTCCAGTAACTACAGGCAGTGCCACAACTTCTTTTCCTGTGCCAGTGAACAGCACAACTTCATTCCTAACAACAAGAG cTACCTGTCCTGCAGTGCCCTGCTCACCCCTCAGTGTTTGTGTGAATTCCACCTGTCAGTGTCTGGCAGGAACATATCTTTTAAATAATTCCTGTGTAGAAA CTAAAACCTTCCCCAGTACACTTCGGGTGAACCGCACTTTTGAAAATGCTATGAAGAATCCCCAATCACACGAATTCCGGCAAACTGCTAATGAGATCATTTCTGCG GTAAATATAGCTCTGCATAACCAGCCAAACTACATAAGCAGCACTGTCCTTAGGTTAAT GCCTGGCAGTGTGGTGGCCTCAGTAAACAGTTTTTTTGAGCTCAATTCTCAAGCCACCCAGGATTCGGTTATAGCGGCCATGGATACTGCTATAAAAGAGTGCAAGGACTGTGGAATTCTTGCTAATGCTACATATATGA AAACTGATCTGTGTCAGCAGGAGCCTTCTCCTTGTGATCTTGACACTACAGAATGTGCATTTAGAGAAGGTCTTGCTGAATGTCCCTGCAAAATGGGCCATGTACCCAGCCCTTACCAGAGGAAGAGCTGTACAG TCTGCCCCAGTGGAAAGAAAGCACAAGGAGAAAAATGTGTTCC atgTCCATTTGGCTATTCTGGATTCAACTGTGATGACT CCACTTTGATTGCTCTAGTGGTGGTGGCATGTGTGTTAGGGGGAGTTCTGCTCATTGTGATTTTGGCTGTGCTCATCTACCTCTGTGTGACTCATCG CTGGAAAAAGTCTAAGGAACATGTGTACAACACCCCAAACCCTGCTGAGGAGTTCACGTCCACATGGTCCTCTCCGGGCATAATTTCTATTCCTCGTGCCACTGTCAGTGCCAGCAATGATGCCAATGACACAACTTTGGAAATGACTGAGGGGGCAGGCAAAAGGAATAGCCATAGTAACGGATTG GCAGGTTCATATGACCTCGCTACAGATGGCCTGAGGACCTTTAAGGGAGAATACCCCTCACGCTACTCTTATTTGGTGGGTCATGAAAACCCCTACTTTCTGGCAGAAGACAAAAAGAGAACCACATGA